Proteins co-encoded in one Sebastes fasciatus isolate fSebFas1 chromosome 11, fSebFas1.pri, whole genome shotgun sequence genomic window:
- the prdx1 gene encoding peroxiredoxin-1, which yields MAAGKAQIGKLAPDFTAKAVMPDGQFGDVKLSDYRGKYVVFFFYPLDFTFVCPTEIIAFSDAADDFRKIGCEVIAASVDSHFSHFAWTNTPRKQGGLGPMKIPLVSDTRRTISTDYGVLKEDEGIAYRGLFLIDDKGVLRQITINDLPVGRSVDETMRLVQAFQFTDKHGEVCPAGWKPGSDTIKPDVQKSKDFFSKQ from the exons ATGGCTGCAGGCAAGGCACAAATTGGAAAGCTGGCCCCGGACTTCACAGCTAAGGCGGTGATGCCAGACGGACAGTTCGGCGACGTGAAGCTGTCAGACTACAGAG GGAAATATGTTGTCTTTTTCTTCTATCCTCTGGACTTCACCTTTGTGTGTCCGACTGAGATCATCGCGTTCAGTGATGCTGCCGACGACTTCAGGAAGATCGGCTGCGAGGTCATCGCCGCCTCCGTCGACTCACACTTCTCCCATTTCGCATG GACCAACACACCACGAAAGCAGGGCGGTCTGGGCCCCATGAAGATTCCCCTGGTATCTGACACGCGGCGCACCATCTCCACAGATTATGGTGTCCTAAAGGAGGACGAGGGCATTGCCTACAG GGGTCTGTTCCTCATTGACGACAAGGGCGTCCTGAGACAGATCACCATCAACGACCTCCCAGTTGGACGCTCTGTTGACGAGACCATGCGTTTGGTCCAAGCCTTTCAGTTCACCGACAAGCACGGAGAAG TCTGCCCTGCCGGATGGAAACCAGGAAGTGACACCATCAAACCTGATGTCCAGAAGAGCAAAGACTTCTTCTCCAAGCAGTAA
- the LOC141776803 gene encoding nuclear autoantigenic sperm protein-like has product MEEANKLIGSGKKHLVMGKVVEAVSSLQEACGMLAKKYGDTADECGEAFFWCGKALLDLARMENSVLGNALEGVPEEEEEEDEEKPKDSNVDSTENIDEKTRDELRVQVYDAMAEKKDEGKKGEDKEKEGEVKEKKGDVEKAEAGDKQQDAAKKDEEKKNEVNGSKSDKSEAKTENEEAKKESGDKEEEKDGEEEMEEEDDDDAEMEGDAEEQGEGDGAAEKDSDEEEDEVGNLQLAWEMLEVAKVIYKRKEAKEDQLMAAQTHLKLGEVSSESGNYTQALDDFQECLKLQEKHLDSDSRLLAETHYQLGLTYSLNVQFSQAIEELKSSISVIKSRLDKLQELIDKAEGPEALPEERKEMEELKALLPEIQEKVEDAEEGLKMTSTAAEAVKGALDGGSTSSAFPGSSVKNGDASSSSKINSTSTNIVSSTNGSAATAPVSNISHLVRKKRKPEESPVKEGAVKKVKQSNGQTNGVHKANGDTNGHS; this is encoded by the exons ATGGAGGAGGCCAACAAGCTGATCGGATCCGGGAAGAAGCACCTGGTGATGGGGAAGGTGGTGGAGGCGGTGAGCTCCCTGCAGGAGGCCTGCGGCATGCT aGCTAAAAAGTATGGAGACACAGCAGACGAGTGTGGAGAGGCTTTCTTCTGGTGTGGTAAAGCGCTGCTGGATTTAGCACG GATGGAGAACTCCGTCCTGGGTAACGCTCTGGAAGGAgtaccagaagaagaagaagaggaggatgaagaaaaACCCAAGGACTCCAACGTTGACAGCACAGAAAACATTGATG AGAAAACCAGAGATGAGCTGAGGGTTCAGGTGTACGACGCCATGGCGGAGAAGAAAGATGAAGGGAAGAAGGGCGAAGACAAAGAGAAGGAGGGCGAAGTCAAAGAGAAGAAGGGCGACGTGGAAAAGGCCGAGGCTGGCGATAAGCAACAGGATGCCGCAAAGAAAGATGAGGAAAAGAAGAACGAGGTGAACGGAAGCAAGTCCgataaaagtgaagccaaaacggaAAACGAGGAAGCCAAGAAAGAATCAGGAGATAAGGAAGAGGAAAAAG ATGGtgaggaagagatggaggaggaagacgatGACGATGCAGAAATGGAGGGCGACGCAGAAGAGCAAGGCGAAGGAGATGGCGCCGCTGAGAAG GacagtgacgaggaggaggacgaggtggGGAACCTGCAGCTCGCCTGGGAGATGTTGGAAGTAGCTAAAGTCATCTACAAAAG gaAAGAGGCTAAAGAGGATCAACTGATGGCAGCACAGACTCACTTGAAACTGGGGGAAGTTTCTTCTGAATCAG GAAACTACACCCAGGCGTTGGATGATTTCCAGGAGTGTCTGAAGCTGCAGGAGAAGCACCTGGACTCAGACAGCCGCCTGCTCGCTGAGACTCACTACCAGCTGGGTCTCACCTACAGCTTAAACGTCCAGTTCAGCCAGGCCAtcgaggagctgaagagctccATCTCCGTCATAAAGAGCAGGCTGG ATAAACTGCAGGAGCTGATCGACAAGGCCGAGGGCCCGGAGGCGCTGccggaggagaggaaggagatggAGGAGCTGAAGGCTCTGCTGCCAGAGATCCAGGAGAAGGTGGAGGACGCCGAGGAGGGGCTGAAAATGACCAGCACCGCTGCGGAGGCTGTGAAGGGTGCACTG GATGGAGGCTCCACTTCCTCTGCGTTCCCCGGCTCCTCTGTGAAGAATGGAGACGCCTCATCCAGCTCCAAG ATTAACAGCACCTCGACCAACATAGTCAGCTCCACCAACGGAAGCGCCGCCACAGCTCCGGTCTCTAACATCTCCCACCTGGTCAGGAAGAAG AGGAAACCAGAGGAGAGTCCAGTGAAGGAGGGCGCGGTGAAGAAGGTGAAGCAGAGTAACGGTCAGACTAACGGTGTTCACAAAGCCAACGGAGACACTAACGGACACTCTTAA
- the gpbp1l1 gene encoding vasculin-like protein 1: protein MAQHDFVPAWLNFSTPQPAKSPAANLEKQGEPHHHRDGRTAVSRRRHNSSDGFFNNGSLRAPAGDGWQQPSLLLRHDSVDSGVAKGGHGGLAGGSCWKETPSWHGAPRGAQDGHHHQGRHPKRVGVDRDRQVGHRQRNGNFHPRKGTSYQDKFPNEERKDGKDDKLKFVEEDFPSLNPETTGKPGTQMRAVAPHAGVWENPPSGKQMVSKMLVIKKVSKEDASTAFSAGFATAGILPTNGSKVPIAGSSIYKNLVPKPAVAPTKSTQWKSGGREITKSGLHMPGRDSVFTSPVSAAKPSIPVSAPQHNTPKEHPSSTTPPIDIAPSRLKLMRRGPDRKSEFLRALKDEGTGELTTSSSPGTSGEGESSTPEPKPYSEEVCHENGLSYSLSDSDTEHLSSSLEAEHRLLKAMGWQEYPENDDNFLPLTEDELREFQTKTEQLKRNGMQRNGALPRARGVTLHFTPWRSVAEANVEEGSESETSSSSQTSDDDDCIKS, encoded by the exons ATGGCGCAGCATGACTTTGTCCCTGCCTGGCTTAACTTCTCCACGCCCCAGCCTgccaag TCCCCTGCTGCCAACCTTGAGAAACAAGGTGAGCCCCACCACCACAGAGACGGCAGAACCGCTGTGAGTCGCCGCCGCCACAACTCGTCTGATGGCTTCTTTAACAACGGCTCCCTGCGCGCTCCAGCAG GTGACGGATGGCAGCAGCCCTCTCTGCTTCTGAGGCATGACTCGGTGGACTCGGGGGTGGCCAAAGGAGGGCATGGCGGGCTGGCGGGGGGCTCCTGTTGGAAGGAAACACCCAGCTGGCATGGAGCGCCGCGGGGTGCCCAGGACGGCCACCACCACCAGGGACGCCACCCAAAACGGGTAGGAGTCGACAGGGACAGGCAGGTGGGGCACCGGCAGCGCAACGGCAACTTTCATCCCCGCAAGGGCACCTCGTACCAGGACAAGTTCCCCAACGAGGAACGCAAAGACGGCAAGGACGACAAGCTGAAGTTCGTGGAAGAGGACTTT CCTTCCCTCAACCCTGAAACAACTGGAAAGCCTGGGACTCAGATGCGAGCAGTGGCCCCCCACGCTGGAGTGTGGG AAAACCCCCCTAGTGGCAAACAGATGGTGTCCAAAATGCTGGTTATCAAGAAGGTTTCCAAGGAGGACGCCAGCACCGCCTTCTCTGCGGGGTTCGCCACTGCTGGCATCTTGCCCACCAACGGCAGCAAAGTTCCCATCGCAGGCTCCAGCATCTACAAGAACCTGGTCCCAAAGCCTGCTGTGGCCCCCACCAAG AGCACCCAGTGGAAATCCGGTGGTAGAGAGATCACTAAGTCTGGCCTTCACATGCCGGGCCGAGATTCAGTCTTCACCAGCCCCGTCTCTGCAGCCAAACCCAGCATCCCAGTCAGTGCACCACAGCACAACACCCCGAAAGAG CACCCTTCCAGCACGACTCCTCCCATAGACATCGCCCCGTCGAGGCTGAAGCTGATGCGGCGTGGTCCGGACCGTAAGAGCGAGTTCCTGCGAGCGCTGAAGGACGAGGGCACTGGAGAGCTGACGACGAGCAGCAGCCCAGGAACATCAGGAGAG GGTGAAAGCAGCACCCCAGAGCCCAAACCCTACAGCGAGGAAGTCTGCCACGAGAACGGTCTGTCCTACTCCCTCAGTGACTCAGACACCGAACACCTGTCCAGCTCCCTGGAGGCAGAGCACAG GTTGCTGAAGGCCATGGGCTGGCAGGAGTACCCAGAAAATGATGACAACTTCCTGCCTCTGACGGAGGACGAGCTCAGAGAGTTCCAGACTAAAACTGAACAG CTGAAGAGGAACGGCATGCAGAGGAACGGGGCTCTCCCGAGGGCGCGGGGTGTCACCCTCCACTTCACCCCCTGGAGGAGTGTGGCGGAGGCGAACGTCGAGGAGGGCTCCGAGTCCGAAACCAGTAGCAGCAGCCAGACCTCTGACGACGACGACTGCATCAAATCCTAA